The proteins below are encoded in one region of Marinitoga litoralis:
- a CDS encoding SoxR reducing system RseC family protein, which translates to MREVFIVNTIEEDVVKLISTRSSSCESCSISGACNLTGSNSERVMSVEKKQFNKMPNVGDYVVVEIPDFSISKISFIIYGFPLISFILLLLISYYITKNDMQSFLFGLLGLGGAYGVIAYLDRTVFKKKYRPSVVEVLPKRNNLNLKLGIQN; encoded by the coding sequence ATGAGAGAAGTTTTTATAGTAAATACTATAGAAGAAGATGTAGTTAAATTAATTAGTACTAGAAGTTCAAGTTGTGAAAGTTGTTCAATTAGTGGTGCATGTAACTTAACAGGAAGTAATAGTGAAAGGGTTATGAGTGTTGAGAAAAAGCAGTTTAATAAGATGCCAAATGTTGGAGACTATGTAGTTGTTGAAATTCCTGATTTTTCAATTTCTAAAATTTCATTTATAATTTACGGTTTTCCTCTAATATCATTTATACTTTTACTTTTAATTTCTTATTACATCACAAAAAATGATATGCAATCATTCTTATTTGGATTATTAGGTTTGGGTGGAGCCTATGGAGTAATAGCATATTTAGATAGAACAGTTTTTAAGAAAAAATACAGACCTTCTGTTGTTGAAGTTCTACCAAAGCGCAATAACTTGAATTTAAAATTAGGTATACAAAATTAA
- a CDS encoding peroxiredoxin, protein MLKTGDKSINFELVNTKLEKVKLEDFLGQKVVLVFYPGAFTSVCEKELCTFRDMIAKFNNLNAKVLGISVDTPFSNKEFAEKNRLTFDLLSDFCGEVSKKYGGVHENFIGIENYTVSKRAVYVIDEKGTIIYDWVSEDPGKEPPYEEIEKLL, encoded by the coding sequence ATGTTAAAAACTGGAGATAAAAGTATAAATTTTGAACTTGTTAATACTAAATTAGAAAAAGTAAAATTGGAAGATTTTCTAGGTCAAAAGGTAGTTTTAGTATTTTATCCTGGAGCATTTACAAGTGTTTGTGAAAAAGAATTATGCACATTTAGAGATATGATAGCTAAATTTAACAATTTAAATGCTAAGGTATTAGGGATAAGTGTCGATACTCCATTTTCTAATAAGGAATTCGCAGAAAAAAACAGATTAACTTTTGATCTTTTATCTGATTTTTGTGGTGAAGTGTCAAAAAAATATGGAGGAGTTCATGAAAACTTCATTGGTATAGAAAATTATACAGTATCTAAAAGAGCAGTATATGTAATTGATGAAAAAGGAACAATTATATATGATTGGGTTTCAGAAGATCCAGGAAAAGAACCACCATATGAAGAAATTGAAAAGTTATTATAG
- a CDS encoding RNA polymerase sigma factor translates to MIFLNEKKLIERLKNKDTEAFEELYNEYASKIYATLRKYVDQSEIEDALQEVFFKIFKGIHTFRGDSKLSTWIYQITINVGKDFIRKKKKNLVENVDLIENYSEGVGIQPEADVNVSNEVLDEMQMEKINKVMEKLSEEDRILIKLRDIDGLSYDEIAKKLDKPLGSIKSRLHYARKKLQKLLKEENLV, encoded by the coding sequence GTGATCTTTTTGAATGAGAAGAAACTGATTGAACGGTTAAAAAACAAAGATACTGAAGCTTTTGAAGAGTTATATAATGAATATGCTTCAAAAATATATGCAACATTAAGAAAATATGTAGATCAAAGTGAAATAGAAGATGCCCTTCAAGAAGTTTTTTTTAAAATTTTTAAGGGGATACACACGTTTAGAGGTGATTCTAAGTTATCTACATGGATTTATCAAATTACTATTAATGTAGGAAAAGATTTTATTAGAAAAAAGAAAAAAAATTTAGTTGAAAATGTAGATTTGATTGAAAATTATTCAGAAGGTGTAGGCATTCAGCCTGAAGCAGATGTTAATGTATCTAATGAAGTTCTAGATGAAATGCAAATGGAAAAGATAAATAAAGTTATGGAAAAATTATCTGAAGAAGATAGAATATTAATAAAATTAAGAGATATAGATGGATTGAGTTATGATGAAATAGCTAAAAAATTAGACAAACCCTTAGGAAGTATAAAAAGTCGTCTTCATTATGCAAGAAAAAAATTGCAGAAGTTATTGAAGGAGGAAAACCTCGTATGA